A DNA window from Camelina sativa cultivar DH55 chromosome 13, Cs, whole genome shotgun sequence contains the following coding sequences:
- the LOC104735087 gene encoding aspartyl protease AED1-like, protein MSIMTNFFNVILIFCVCLNWCFTEGSAEKKESGKVDSYTFQVSSLFPSSSSCVLSSKASNTKSYLPVVHMHGACSHLSSNKDASLDHDEILRYDQARVESIRSKLSKNNADGVSMTKSTKLPAKSAITLGSGNYIVTVGIGTPKHNISLAFDTGSDLTWTQCKPCLGSCYSQKEPIFNPSSSSSYHNVSCSSPVCKNGTTCLGSNCVYGIVYGDNSFTRGFLAKERFTLTNSDVLDNVYFGCGEYNKGLFFRTAGILGLGRGKLSLPSQTATTYNNIFSYCLPSSTSNTGHLTFGSAGIVPKSVKFTPVNSFRSSPHYGIDIVGISVGDKKLEITPTSFSRNGAIIDSGTVITRLPTKVYAELRSVFKEKMSSYKATSGRGIFDTCYDFTGLNTMTIPKIAFSLGGGTVVELHIYNNFYDNLL, encoded by the exons ATGAGCATAATGACGAATTTCTTCAATGTGATACTTATCTTTTGTGTATGTCTCAATTGGTGTTTTACCGAAGGATCGGCTGAGAAAAAAGAGAGTGGAAAGGTTGATTCATACACCTTTCAAGTCAGCTCTCTatttccttcatcatcatcttgtgtTCTTTCTTCAAAAG CATCTAATACCAAGTCATACCTTCCTGTGGTGCACATGCACGGCGCGTGCTCGCATCTTAGCAGCAACAAAGATGCGAGTCTCGACCATGACGAAATCCTCAGATACGATCAAGCACGCGTGGAGTCAATTCGCTCCAAACTGTCGAAGAATAACGCAGATGGAGTCAGCATGACCAAGTCAACCAAGCTACCGGCTAAAAGTGCAATCACACTCGGTTCAGGAAACTATATCGTAACAGTCGGAATTGGCACACCGAAGCACAATATATCACTGGCCTTCGACACCGGAAGCGATTTGACGTGGACTCAATGCAAGCCATGTCTTGGAAGCTGCTATTCACAAAAGGAACCAATCTTTAacccttcttcatcttcatcttacCACAACGTCTCGTGCTCATCTCCAGTGTGTAAAAACGGTACTACTTGCTTGGGTTCCAACTGCGTATATGGAATCGTTTACGGAGATAATTCGTTTACACGAGGATTCCTCGCCAAGGAAAGATTTACTCTAACAAACTCTGATGTCTTGGACAATGTTTACTTTGGTTGCGGTGAATACAACAAAGGACTTTTCTTCCGTACTGCTGGGATTTTAGGCCTCGGCCGTGGCAAACTCTCACTTCCATCGCAAACAGCAACAACCTATAACAATATCTTCTCCTACTGCCTACCTTCTTCCACAAGTAACACCGGCCATCTTACCTTTGGATCCGCTGGAATAGTCCCTAAATCCGTTAAATTCACCCCGGTTAATTCCTTCCGAAGCTCACCTCATTATGGCATCGACATCGTAGGTATCAGTGTAGGCGACAAGAAACTAGAGATTACTCCAACCTCATTCTCGAGGAACGGTGCTATAATAGACTCCGGTACCGTGATCACTCGCCTCCCTACCAAGGTCTACGCGGAACTGAGAAGCGTGTTTAAAGAAAAGATGTCGAGTTACAAGGCTACGTCAGGACGCGGGATTTTTGACACGTGTTACGATTTCACTGGTCTGAACACAATGACAATCCCCAAGATTGCATTCTCCTTGGGCGGTGGCACTGTCGTAGAACTCCacatttataacaatttttatgaCAATTTGTTATAG